A region of Anolis sagrei isolate rAnoSag1 chromosome 2, rAnoSag1.mat, whole genome shotgun sequence DNA encodes the following proteins:
- the LOC132767658 gene encoding leucine-rich repeat-containing protein 3-like isoform X2: MPALPILLLLILAFQGTLPCPESCDCPPESGVVWCNQKDLVMIPLDVPRDTRVLYLNSNWITHIPNGAFHGLKQLRELHLADNLIQTIAPAAFRGLSGGLRLLDLSGNQLQRMEVTPFIMLTWVRLELYDNPWHCDCPLQELMRSLPLDPETVEDIVCATATWEEYTGQALAHLLNSGVNFCLSQQRNTDLAMLLTMFCWFTVVISYVIYYVRRNQAESRRHLEYLKSLPLPSKQSSPEDEEEEEDDTLSTIL; the protein is encoded by the coding sequence ATGCCAGCTTTGCCCATCCTCCTGCTCCTGATTCTTGCCTTTCAAGGCACTCTTCCATGCCCCGAAAGCTGCGACTGTCCGCCAGAGAGTGGCGTGGTGTGGTGTAACCAAAAGGACCTGGTGATGATCCCCCTTGATGTCCCTCGCGACACACGTGTTCTTTATCTCAACTCAAACTGGATCACCCATATACCAAATGGAGCCTTCCATGGCCTGAAACAGCTCCGTGAACTTCACCTCGCAGACAATCTCATCCAGACCATTGCTCCAGCAGCCTTTCGGGGTCTAAGTGGGGGACTCAGGCTGCTGGACCTATCGGGCAACCAGTTGCAGAGGATGGAGGTGACTCCCTTCATCATGCTGACATGGGTTCGACTGGAGCTTTATGACAACCCTTGGCACTGTGACTGCCCCTTGCAGGAActgatgaggtctcttccctTGGACCCTGAAACAGTGGAGGACATTGTGTGTGCCACTGCCACTTGGGAGGAGTACACAGGCCAGGCCCTGGCCCATCTGCTCAACTCGGGTGTCAACTTCTGCCTGAGCCAGCAGAGGAACACCGACTTGGCTATGCTGCTGACTATGTTCTGTTGGTTCACTGTAGTGATCTCTTACGTCATCTACTATGTCCGACGTAACCAAGCAGAGTCACGCCGTCACTTGGAGTATCTGAAGTCCCTGCCCCTGCCTAGCAAGCAGTCAAGCcctgaggatgaggaggaggaggaagacgacaCTCTCAGTACCATCCTATGA
- the LOC132767658 gene encoding leucine-rich repeat-containing protein 3-like isoform X1 has protein sequence MKETRSKLQQQSLELLCFLQPGILTQESTVHTEEKNYAEMPALPILLLLILAFQGTLPCPESCDCPPESGVVWCNQKDLVMIPLDVPRDTRVLYLNSNWITHIPNGAFHGLKQLRELHLADNLIQTIAPAAFRGLSGGLRLLDLSGNQLQRMEVTPFIMLTWVRLELYDNPWHCDCPLQELMRSLPLDPETVEDIVCATATWEEYTGQALAHLLNSGVNFCLSQQRNTDLAMLLTMFCWFTVVISYVIYYVRRNQAESRRHLEYLKSLPLPSKQSSPEDEEEEEDDTLSTIL, from the exons ATGAAGGAAACCAGATCAAAGCTGCAGCAACAGTCCCTTGAGCTGCTTTGCTTTCTGCAACCAGGAATATTGACCCAGGAGAGCACTGTTCATACAG AAGAGAAGAACTATGCAGAGATGCCAGCTTTGCCCATCCTCCTGCTCCTGATTCTTGCCTTTCAAGGCACTCTTCCATGCCCCGAAAGCTGCGACTGTCCGCCAGAGAGTGGCGTGGTGTGGTGTAACCAAAAGGACCTGGTGATGATCCCCCTTGATGTCCCTCGCGACACACGTGTTCTTTATCTCAACTCAAACTGGATCACCCATATACCAAATGGAGCCTTCCATGGCCTGAAACAGCTCCGTGAACTTCACCTCGCAGACAATCTCATCCAGACCATTGCTCCAGCAGCCTTTCGGGGTCTAAGTGGGGGACTCAGGCTGCTGGACCTATCGGGCAACCAGTTGCAGAGGATGGAGGTGACTCCCTTCATCATGCTGACATGGGTTCGACTGGAGCTTTATGACAACCCTTGGCACTGTGACTGCCCCTTGCAGGAActgatgaggtctcttccctTGGACCCTGAAACAGTGGAGGACATTGTGTGTGCCACTGCCACTTGGGAGGAGTACACAGGCCAGGCCCTGGCCCATCTGCTCAACTCGGGTGTCAACTTCTGCCTGAGCCAGCAGAGGAACACCGACTTGGCTATGCTGCTGACTATGTTCTGTTGGTTCACTGTAGTGATCTCTTACGTCATCTACTATGTCCGACGTAACCAAGCAGAGTCACGCCGTCACTTGGAGTATCTGAAGTCCCTGCCCCTGCCTAGCAAGCAGTCAAGCcctgaggatgaggaggaggaggaagacgacaCTCTCAGTACCATCCTATGA